From one Oceanivirga salmonicida genomic stretch:
- a CDS encoding GNAT family N-acetyltransferase, protein MKLQDYVQNKPKLETDKLLLRPLQYSDVANLKEWLGDKSLYQYWGKRPGKSDLNPGLLFQKKERPTKSFHWGIVHKKDNKVIGEMWVYLIENDRMAKVAFRLSPIYQGNGLMAEALRKVVIFCFEKTELQRLWSDVHVLNIASYKTLEKVGFKREGHIRDGKMVNTYCDYYLYGMTKTDYYEIKSMKQPPNEK, encoded by the coding sequence ATGAAGCTGCAAGATTATGTTCAGAATAAACCGAAACTTGAAACGGACAAGCTTTTATTACGTCCTTTGCAATATAGCGATGTTGCCAATTTGAAAGAATGGCTAGGCGACAAATCATTATATCAATATTGGGGAAAACGTCCTGGAAAAAGTGACTTAAATCCCGGATTACTCTTTCAAAAAAAGGAGCGTCCTACAAAAAGTTTCCATTGGGGAATTGTTCATAAAAAGGACAATAAAGTTATAGGTGAAATGTGGGTATATCTTATTGAAAATGACCGCATGGCAAAAGTGGCTTTCCGTCTTTCTCCAATTTATCAAGGAAATGGTCTTATGGCAGAAGCCTTAAGAAAGGTAGTAATTTTCTGTTTTGAAAAAACAGAATTACAACGGCTATGGTCTGATGTCCATGTTCTAAATATCGCGTCATATAAAACACTGGAAAAAGTAGGATTTAAGAGAGAGGGGCATATTCGGGACGGAAAAATGGTAAATACTTATTGCGATTATTATTTATATGGTATGACGAAAACTGATTATTATGAAATAAAAAGTATGAAACAGCCACCAAACGAGAAATAA